In Candidatus Edwardsbacteria bacterium, the sequence CCGCCACGGTTGCCACAGGGAACGAGGTGGCGGGCATGGCCGTGGACCCGGTGCGCAACCGGATCTTCACCGCCAATAATCTGAGCGGTATCGCCGGCACCGTTACGGTCGTCGACGGGAGGACCAACCAGACCCAGACCTGGACGGTAGGAACCCAGCCCCGCTGCCTGGCCGTAAACCCCCTAACCGGCAAGCTGTATGTCTCCATTAACGGATCATCCACCAACGATACCGTGGTAGTGTTCGACACCACCGGCACCATCATCAAGAGACTGCCGGTTAAAAAGGAACCGTACTCCATGGTGCTGGATGTGGACAACGACCGGCTGTATGTGGCCAACTACGGCAGCGACACCGTCAGCATCTTCGCCAGCGACACCCTGTGGCTGTCTT encodes:
- a CDS encoding YncE family protein yields the protein ATVATGNEVAGMAVDPVRNRIFTANNLSGIAGTVTVVDGRTNQTQTWTVGTQPRCLAVNPLTGKLYVSINGSSTNDTVVVFDTTGTIIKRLPVKKEPYSMVLDVDNDRLYVANYGSDTVSIFASDTLWLSYPVRDAPVALTLNPVNHALFIRYMNSDTFGTLNLGWYSLMHLSDGTGVNDI